A genomic segment from Amycolatopsis camponoti encodes:
- a CDS encoding TetR/AcrR family transcriptional regulator codes for MPRKAGRSPEETRRALLDAAGTVIRTRGVSASLDDIAKAAGVSKGGLLYHFPAKDALVRALAQDILDTFRAEVLAALDPEDTRAGRLTRAYIRASLDTSYDEVAVRENIALIAQLISIPEIAALARADAERWDRDLHDDGLPDHVVTLVVAAADGASTAPLWGVGLAVPAARRLEQQLLDLTSDTTDGLSTRK; via the coding sequence CGCCGGGCGCTGCTCGACGCGGCCGGGACGGTCATCCGCACGCGGGGTGTCTCGGCGTCGCTCGACGACATCGCCAAGGCGGCCGGGGTGTCGAAAGGCGGGCTCCTGTACCACTTCCCCGCGAAGGACGCCCTGGTGCGCGCACTCGCCCAGGACATCCTGGACACCTTCCGCGCCGAGGTGCTGGCGGCGCTCGACCCGGAAGACACCCGCGCGGGCCGGCTGACCCGCGCCTACATCCGGGCATCGCTGGACACGTCGTACGACGAGGTCGCCGTGCGCGAAAACATCGCGTTGATCGCCCAGTTGATTTCGATCCCCGAAATCGCGGCACTCGCCCGCGCGGACGCCGAACGCTGGGACCGCGACCTCCACGACGACGGCCTCCCCGACCACGTGGTCACCCTGGTGGTCGCGGCGGCGGACGGGGCGAGCACGGCCCCGCTCTGGGGGGTCGGCCTCGCGGTGCCGGCCGCCCGCCGGCTCGAACAGCAGCTGCTCGACCTGACGTCCGACACCACGGACGGCCTGTCAACCCGTAAATAG